The proteins below come from a single Mucilaginibacter mali genomic window:
- a CDS encoding GIY-YIG nuclease family protein: MQINQYAVYIITNKANTVFYTGVTGELQIRILQHKRKEYKGFSARFNCNKLGYFELFQWIQDAIDREKQIKAGSRQKKIDLIVSVNSSWSDMSDGWYD, from the coding sequence ATGCAGATTAACCAATATGCCGTTTACATTATAACAAACAAAGCTAATACTGTATTTTATACAGGCGTAACCGGCGAATTACAAATACGGATATTACAGCATAAAAGAAAAGAATACAAAGGATTTTCCGCGCGGTTCAATTGTAATAAATTGGGTTACTTTGAGCTATTTCAATGGATACAGGATGCCATTGATCGGGAGAAGCAAATTAAAGCAGGTTCACGGCAAAAGAAGATCGATTTGATAGTTTCTGTTAACTCATCCTGGAGTGATATGAGTGATGGATGGTATGATTGA
- the rsmI gene encoding 16S rRNA (cytidine(1402)-2'-O)-methyltransferase, whose protein sequence is MNQTGKLYLVPTPIGNLEDMTYRAIRILKEADLILAEDTRTSAPMLKHFGVTGRVFAHHQHNEHQSSNEIIKFLKEGKNIALISDAGTPAISDPGFFLVREALKHELPVECLPGATAFVPALVNSGFPTDKFCFEGFLPLKKGRQTRYKILAEEERTIILYESPHRLLKTLDEMATYFGTDRQLSVSRELTKMFEETVRGTVAEMKAHFETHPVKGEFVICVAGAVVKASKNKYRDEEED, encoded by the coding sequence ATGAACCAAACTGGCAAACTTTACTTAGTACCCACCCCCATTGGCAACCTGGAGGATATGACCTACCGGGCCATCCGCATTTTAAAGGAAGCCGACCTGATACTGGCCGAAGATACCCGTACATCGGCACCAATGCTGAAGCATTTTGGGGTTACCGGCCGGGTGTTCGCGCATCACCAGCATAACGAGCATCAGAGCAGTAATGAGATCATCAAGTTTTTAAAGGAGGGCAAGAACATCGCGTTGATATCCGACGCGGGCACCCCTGCAATTTCCGATCCCGGGTTTTTTCTGGTGCGGGAAGCTTTGAAGCATGAGCTTCCGGTAGAATGCCTGCCCGGCGCTACGGCATTTGTTCCCGCGCTGGTTAATTCAGGTTTCCCTACCGATAAGTTTTGCTTCGAGGGTTTTTTGCCGCTGAAGAAAGGCCGGCAAACCCGCTACAAAATTTTAGCCGAAGAAGAGCGCACTATTATACTGTACGAATCGCCGCACCGTTTATTGAAGACGCTGGATGAGATGGCCACCTATTTCGGCACCGACCGCCAGCTATCCGTATCGCGCGAGCTAACCAAGATGTTTGAAGAAACCGTGCGCGGAACTGTTGCCGAGATGAAAGCACATTTTGAGACCCACCCGGTGAAGGGGGAGTTTGTAATATGTGTGGCCGGGGCGGTGGTGAAAGCGAGTAAGAATAAGTATAGGGATGAGGAGGAAGATTAG
- the serS gene encoding serine--tRNA ligase: MLQVSYIRENREQVLERLAVKNFKQPGLVDEIIALDEQRRSLQVTSEDLQSKANASAKQIGELMRTGKKDEADTLKGQTSAWKEEIKKLTDELASAEEELQQKIVLLPNLPHSSVPKGLTPEENEVVLENGAVPALPENALPHWELAAKYNLIDFELGVKITGAGFPVYKGKGAKLQRALISFFLDEAEKAGYNEVIPPLVVNEASGFGTGQLPDKEGQMYYINEDKLFLIPTAEVPITNLYRDVILKADELPVMNCGYTPCFRREAGSYGAHVRGLNRLHQFDKVEVVQVAHPEKSYAILEEMSLHVQGLLQKLGLPYRVLRLCGGDMGFASALTYDMETWSAAQQRWLEVSSVSNFETFQSNRLKLRFRNAEGKTQLAHTLNGSALALPRIVATLLENNQTEKGIKVPEVLVPYTKFEWID, translated from the coding sequence ATGCTGCAAGTTAGTTATATCCGCGAAAACAGGGAACAGGTTTTGGAACGTTTGGCTGTAAAAAATTTTAAACAGCCGGGCCTGGTAGATGAGATCATTGCCTTAGACGAGCAACGCCGCTCGTTACAGGTAACAAGTGAGGATCTGCAATCCAAAGCCAACGCTTCGGCCAAACAAATTGGCGAACTGATGCGCACTGGTAAAAAAGACGAAGCAGATACCCTGAAGGGCCAAACCAGCGCCTGGAAGGAAGAGATCAAAAAACTGACCGACGAATTAGCATCGGCAGAAGAAGAATTACAACAAAAGATCGTATTGCTGCCTAATCTGCCACATAGCTCGGTACCTAAAGGTTTAACGCCCGAAGAGAACGAGGTAGTGTTGGAGAACGGCGCTGTCCCGGCTTTGCCCGAAAATGCCCTGCCGCATTGGGAACTGGCCGCTAAATATAATTTGATAGATTTTGAACTGGGTGTTAAGATAACCGGTGCCGGCTTCCCTGTATACAAAGGCAAAGGCGCTAAACTGCAACGCGCGCTGATCAGCTTCTTTTTAGATGAGGCCGAAAAAGCCGGTTATAACGAGGTGATCCCGCCGCTGGTGGTTAACGAGGCTTCGGGCTTTGGTACCGGACAGTTGCCGGATAAAGAGGGGCAGATGTATTATATCAATGAGGATAAACTATTCCTGATCCCTACCGCCGAAGTGCCCATCACCAACCTGTACCGCGATGTGATATTAAAAGCCGACGAGCTGCCGGTAATGAACTGCGGCTATACGCCATGCTTCCGTCGCGAGGCTGGCTCGTATGGTGCGCATGTGCGCGGGCTGAATCGCCTGCACCAGTTTGATAAGGTGGAAGTAGTACAGGTAGCGCATCCTGAAAAATCGTACGCGATACTGGAAGAAATGAGCCTGCACGTACAAGGCCTGCTGCAAAAGCTTGGCCTGCCATACCGTGTATTGCGCCTTTGCGGCGGCGATATGGGCTTTGCATCGGCCTTAACTTACGATATGGAGACCTGGAGCGCGGCACAACAGCGCTGGTTGGAAGTATCGTCGGTATCAAATTTCGAAACCTTCCAGAGCAACCGACTTAAATTACGCTTCCGCAATGCCGAGGGTAAAACCCAACTGGCACATACACTGAATGGCAGCGCGCTGGCTTTACCACGCATCGTGGCTACTTTGCTGGAGAATAATCAAACTGAAAAGGGTATTAAAGTGCCGGAAGTTTTGGTGCCGTATACTAAGTTTGAGTGGATAGACTGA
- a CDS encoding DUF2490 domain-containing protein — MKFKTLICLLVAVVFARTASAQVNELSGWGAWFHTQKFNDKWGASFDGQFRSAHHAAYLKNILLRPSVNYYFDKSKHLDLGYAYVTANGRTATGAHTFRPEHRIFEQFIVSHKAGTNTAISHRFRLEQRFLGQTATQPDVFAQRFRYFVRGVVPLNTQAPFVKGTFVALQNEAFANVQNKDKINKHVFDQNRAYAAFGYRLNKMIDVEAGYLNQYIKHAEAYTINHVMQVALYTRFGF; from the coding sequence ATGAAATTTAAAACACTGATCTGTTTATTAGTCGCTGTTGTTTTTGCACGAACGGCATCGGCACAAGTAAACGAACTATCGGGCTGGGGAGCCTGGTTCCACACACAAAAATTCAACGACAAATGGGGCGCATCGTTCGATGGGCAGTTTCGCTCGGCACATCACGCCGCCTACTTAAAAAACATCTTGCTAAGGCCGTCTGTTAATTACTACTTCGACAAAAGCAAGCACCTTGACCTGGGCTATGCCTACGTTACAGCTAATGGCCGTACCGCTACCGGCGCCCATACCTTCAGGCCCGAGCACCGCATATTCGAGCAGTTCATCGTATCGCACAAGGCCGGCACCAATACCGCCATCAGCCACCGCTTTCGGTTAGAGCAGCGCTTTTTAGGCCAAACGGCTACCCAGCCCGATGTCTTCGCGCAGCGATTCCGTTATTTTGTACGTGGCGTAGTTCCGCTAAACACGCAGGCTCCTTTTGTTAAAGGCACTTTCGTAGCACTACAAAATGAGGCATTTGCCAACGTGCAAAATAAGGACAAGATCAACAAACATGTGTTCGATCAAAACCGCGCTTATGCCGCCTTCGGTTATCGCTTAAATAAAATGATAGATGTAGAGGCCGGTTATCTGAACCAATACATTAAACATGCCGAAGCGTATACCATTAACCATGTAATGCAAGTGGCCTTGTATACCAGGTTTGGGTTTTAG
- a CDS encoding SIMPL domain-containing protein → MKKISIIIVLLSITLAGMAQSVDLRRKIEVNGTAEKEVTPDIINVSISLKEYIDGKTKVTISQLETQLEKAVNEAGIPKEDFTINNLSGYNYTYQKKKNPDFLASKQYGIRFHDLNRFNQIMSKLDAKGIQSTNIDSYDYSKINELKNELKLKALLNAKEKAAFLLTGIGEKLGGAIDIVENEDSNFSSPRPVMYMAKAAMADAAPESDIDVKKIKLSFQVHAVFEIAK, encoded by the coding sequence ATGAAAAAGATAAGCATCATCATAGTATTACTATCGATAACATTGGCCGGGATGGCCCAAAGTGTAGACCTGCGCCGCAAAATTGAGGTGAACGGAACAGCCGAAAAAGAGGTAACCCCCGATATCATTAACGTATCCATTTCCCTGAAGGAATACATCGACGGGAAGACCAAGGTAACCATTAGTCAACTGGAAACACAACTGGAAAAAGCGGTGAACGAGGCAGGGATCCCTAAGGAGGATTTTACCATCAACAACCTCTCGGGCTATAACTATACCTACCAAAAAAAGAAGAACCCCGATTTTTTGGCCAGCAAGCAATACGGTATCCGCTTTCATGATCTGAATCGTTTTAACCAGATAATGAGCAAGTTAGATGCAAAGGGCATCCAATCGACCAATATCGACAGCTACGATTATTCGAAAATAAACGAGTTGAAGAACGAACTGAAATTGAAGGCATTGCTAAATGCAAAAGAGAAGGCAGCCTTCCTTTTAACCGGCATTGGCGAGAAGTTAGGCGGCGCGATTGACATTGTGGAGAACGAGGACAGCAACTTCTCATCGCCACGCCCGGTGATGTATATGGCTAAAGCCGCCATGGCCGATGCCGCGCCCGAATCGGATATCGACGTGAAAAAGATAAAGCTTAGCTTCCAGGTGCACGCCGTTTTTGAGATTGCCAAATAA
- a CDS encoding M28 family metallopeptidase: MKFQHTPIYLLGAMLFAACSQPEKTAYTVSGDDIKSHLAVLANDSMMGRKPFTDGETKTIKYLADQYKKLGLEPGNNGSYFQDVPMVEVTSTPSPITITGKENVTLNPSADFVALTRQETESVELKNSPLVFAGYGVVAPEYKWNDYAGLDVKGKTVVVLVNDPGFKAGDPTFFHGDTMTYYGRWTYKYEEAARQGAAGVLIIHQTEPASYPWQVVNTSNTGAKLELQQADKHMNRCKVEGWITEDAATKLLASAGIAGDFRALARKRDFKAVPLNSNISVTVKTKLKYAMSHNVIATLKGSTTPDEYVIYSAHWDHLGIGKPDARGDSIYNGAIDNGSGSAAILAVAKAFANAKEKPKRTVVFLSVTAEEQGLLGSEYYATHPIFPVNKTVANLNMDALHSFGETKDIAVTGKGQNQLEDALEELAKADGRVLVGDPKPGAGSYYRSDHFNFAKVGIPALDINSGTDSKAHGKEWGLKQEEDFTSNHYHQPSDNYSADIDVTGMVQTADILYRLGTKLANETSWPGWKAGSEFKAIRDKSIGMK, from the coding sequence ATGAAATTTCAACACACCCCCATTTACCTGTTGGGCGCCATGCTTTTTGCCGCCTGCAGTCAGCCCGAAAAAACGGCCTACACCGTTAGCGGCGATGACATTAAAAGCCACCTGGCCGTACTGGCTAACGACTCGATGATGGGCCGCAAGCCTTTTACCGATGGCGAGACCAAAACCATCAAATACCTGGCCGATCAGTACAAGAAGCTGGGTTTGGAACCGGGCAACAACGGCAGCTATTTCCAGGATGTGCCGATGGTGGAGGTAACCAGCACCCCATCGCCCATTACCATCACCGGCAAGGAAAATGTTACGCTAAACCCATCGGCCGACTTTGTAGCGCTAACCCGCCAGGAAACCGAATCGGTAGAGCTGAAGAACTCGCCGCTGGTATTTGCCGGTTACGGTGTGGTGGCCCCCGAATATAAATGGAACGATTATGCCGGTTTGGATGTAAAAGGCAAAACCGTAGTGGTACTGGTGAACGACCCGGGTTTTAAAGCCGGCGACCCGACCTTTTTCCACGGCGATACCATGACCTATTATGGCCGCTGGACTTACAAATATGAAGAAGCAGCACGACAAGGTGCGGCAGGTGTGCTCATCATCCACCAAACCGAGCCTGCCAGCTATCCATGGCAGGTGGTGAATACCAGCAATACCGGCGCTAAATTAGAATTGCAGCAAGCCGATAAACACATGAACCGCTGCAAAGTAGAGGGCTGGATAACCGAAGACGCGGCCACTAAACTGTTGGCATCGGCCGGAATTGCCGGCGATTTCCGCGCCCTGGCCCGCAAGCGCGATTTTAAGGCCGTACCGCTTAACTCAAACATCAGCGTAACGGTGAAAACCAAGCTAAAATATGCCATGTCGCACAATGTGATAGCCACACTAAAAGGCAGCACTACGCCCGATGAATACGTGATCTACAGCGCCCATTGGGACCATCTGGGTATTGGTAAACCCGATGCCAGGGGCGACAGCATTTACAACGGCGCTATTGATAACGGCAGCGGCAGCGCGGCTATTTTAGCCGTGGCCAAAGCTTTTGCTAACGCTAAGGAAAAGCCAAAGCGTACGGTAGTCTTCCTTTCGGTAACTGCTGAGGAGCAGGGCTTGCTGGGATCTGAATATTATGCTACGCACCCCATCTTCCCGGTTAATAAAACCGTGGCCAACCTCAATATGGATGCCCTGCACTCTTTTGGCGAAACCAAGGATATAGCCGTTACCGGCAAAGGCCAAAACCAATTGGAGGACGCGCTTGAAGAACTGGCCAAAGCCGATGGCCGTGTTTTAGTGGGCGACCCGAAACCCGGAGCGGGAAGCTACTACCGGTCAGACCACTTTAACTTTGCCAAGGTGGGCATCCCTGCGCTGGATATTAACAGCGGAACTGACAGTAAGGCGCACGGCAAAGAATGGGGCCTGAAGCAGGAAGAGGATTTCACCAGCAATCACTATCACCAGCCATCAGATAACTACTCGGCCGATATAGACGTAACCGGCATGGTGCAAACGGCCGATATCCTGTATCGCCTGGGCACTAAACTGGCCAACGAAACCAGCTGGCCGGGATGGAAAGCCGGATCCGAGTTTAAGGCTATACGGGATAAATCGATCGGGATGAAGTAA
- a CDS encoding DUF6686 family protein has translation MCETRVLSQQGSAIISHCADCQTVFIWHNNLVLNFTRNQFADFRRFADDMDFDDRALPFPDGYDRAVLRTPHNDINFAFTLGEWDNFKQAMDEAAYMLEVYSLMGE, from the coding sequence ATGTGCGAAACAAGGGTACTAAGTCAGCAGGGTTCGGCCATAATCAGTCATTGTGCCGATTGCCAAACAGTTTTCATCTGGCACAATAACCTGGTGCTTAATTTTACCCGCAATCAGTTTGCCGATTTCAGGCGATTTGCAGATGACATGGATTTTGATGACCGCGCGCTCCCTTTCCCCGACGGATATGACCGCGCCGTGCTGCGCACCCCGCATAACGATATCAACTTTGCCTTTACCCTTGGCGAGTGGGATAACTTTAAGCAGGCAATGGATGAGGCGGCTTACATGCTGGAGGTTTATAGCTTGATGGGGGAATGA